A window of the Microbulbifer aggregans genome harbors these coding sequences:
- the hisA gene encoding 1-(5-phosphoribosyl)-5-[(5-phosphoribosylamino)methylideneamino]imidazole-4-carboxamide isomerase: MIVIPAIDLKDGQCVRLRQGEMEDATVFSDDPLATARHWVEQGARRLHLVDLNGAFAGNPVNGEAVTAIAKEFPQLPVQIGGGIRDLHTIERYLDAGVTWAIIGTAAVKNPDLVKEACREFEGHIIVGLDAKDGLVATEGWAEVSDQQATELAKRFEDCGVSAIVYTDIARDGMMQGVNIPATLEMARAVQIPIIASGGVSCIEDIEQLLEAGDIYGAITGRAIYEDKLDLAEAQRLCDSWKK; this comes from the coding sequence ATGATTGTAATTCCCGCCATCGATTTGAAAGACGGCCAGTGCGTACGACTGCGTCAGGGCGAAATGGAAGATGCCACCGTGTTTTCCGACGATCCGTTGGCCACCGCCCGTCACTGGGTCGAGCAGGGCGCCCGGCGCCTGCACCTGGTGGACTTGAATGGAGCGTTCGCTGGCAACCCGGTCAATGGTGAAGCCGTTACTGCGATCGCAAAGGAATTTCCACAGCTGCCGGTACAGATCGGCGGCGGTATCCGCGATCTACACACGATCGAGCGCTATCTGGACGCTGGCGTGACCTGGGCCATCATCGGTACCGCTGCGGTCAAGAACCCGGATCTGGTGAAAGAAGCCTGCCGTGAGTTTGAGGGCCACATCATTGTCGGCCTCGATGCAAAGGATGGTCTGGTGGCGACTGAGGGCTGGGCGGAAGTTTCCGACCAGCAGGCTACCGAACTGGCCAAGCGCTTCGAAGATTGCGGTGTGAGCGCCATCGTCTACACCGACATCGCCCGCGACGGCATGATGCAGGGGGTCAACATCCCCGCGACACTGGAAATGGCGCGGGCGGTGCAGATCCCGATCATCGCCTCGGGCGGCGTGAGCTGCATCGAGGATATCGAGCAGCTGCTGGAAGCCGGCGATATCTACGGCGCGATTACCGGCCGGGCGATTTACGAGGACAAGCTGGACCTCGCTGAAGCGCAGAGGCTGTGTGACAGCTGGAAAAAGTAA
- the hisH gene encoding imidazole glycerol phosphate synthase subunit HisH — MQRIAVLDYGMGNLHSVASALQKVAPDDEVVLATNPDQAAGADRLLVPGVGAIRDCMAGFSEAGFGPVLRDAIDAALPVLGICVGMQIMMRHSEENDGVDCLGLFPEPVKFFGSDLKSDGERLKVPHMGWNQVWQKRAHPLWKDIADGSRFYFVHSYYVPAEGNVALAGETEYGVSLAAAVARENVFATQFHPEKSADAGLQLLKNFAAWDGRA, encoded by the coding sequence ATGCAGCGCATTGCGGTACTCGACTACGGCATGGGCAATCTGCACTCGGTTGCCAGTGCTCTGCAGAAAGTGGCTCCGGATGATGAGGTGGTACTGGCAACCAACCCGGATCAGGCCGCCGGCGCCGATCGTTTGCTGGTGCCTGGCGTGGGTGCTATTCGCGATTGCATGGCCGGTTTCTCTGAGGCGGGCTTCGGGCCGGTGTTGCGCGATGCGATCGATGCCGCCCTGCCGGTCCTCGGAATCTGCGTGGGGATGCAGATCATGATGCGCCACAGCGAGGAGAATGATGGCGTCGATTGCCTGGGGCTTTTCCCCGAGCCGGTGAAGTTTTTTGGCAGTGATCTGAAAAGTGACGGCGAGCGTCTAAAGGTGCCTCACATGGGCTGGAACCAGGTGTGGCAGAAGCGCGCCCATCCGCTGTGGAAAGATATTGCCGACGGCAGCCGCTTTTACTTTGTACACAGCTATTACGTGCCGGCTGAGGGCAATGTCGCGCTTGCGGGAGAGACCGAGTACGGCGTTTCCCTGGCTGCCGCCGTCGCACGCGAGAATGTGTTTGCGACCCAGTTCCATCCGGAAAAGAGTGCCGATGCTGGCCTGCAGCTATTGAAAAATTTTGCCGCCTGGGACGGCCGCGCCTGA
- the hisB gene encoding imidazoleglycerol-phosphate dehydratase HisB, whose amino-acid sequence MRKASVNRDTLETRIKVSLNLDGEGRGKFDTGVPFLEHMLDQIARHGMIDLDITCKGDVHIDDHHTVEDIGITLGKAIAQAAGDKKGMTRYGHSYVPLDEALSRVVVDFSGRPGLVMDVPFTQKRIGNFDTELFYEFFQGFVNHALVTLHIDCLKGHNAHHQVETVFKAFGRALRMALTPDPRMAGTMPSTKGVL is encoded by the coding sequence ATGCGCAAGGCCAGCGTCAACCGCGACACCCTGGAAACCCGGATCAAGGTCAGCCTGAACCTGGATGGCGAGGGACGCGGCAAGTTTGACACCGGCGTCCCCTTCCTGGAGCACATGCTGGATCAGATCGCCCGCCACGGCATGATCGACCTGGACATCACCTGCAAGGGCGATGTGCATATCGATGATCACCACACGGTGGAAGACATTGGCATTACCCTGGGCAAGGCCATCGCGCAGGCGGCGGGAGACAAGAAGGGCATGACCCGCTACGGCCACAGCTATGTGCCGCTGGATGAAGCGCTGTCCCGAGTCGTTGTCGACTTCTCCGGCCGCCCCGGGCTGGTGATGGATGTGCCGTTCACCCAGAAGCGTATCGGCAACTTCGATACTGAACTCTTCTACGAATTCTTTCAGGGCTTCGTCAATCACGCCCTAGTGACCCTGCATATCGACTGCCTGAAGGGTCACAATGCCCACCATCAGGTGGAGACCGTGTTCAAGGCCTTCGGCCGCGCCCTGCGTATGGCGTTGACCCCTGATCCGCGGATGGCCGGCACCATGCCGTCCACCAAGGGAGTGCTCTGA
- a CDS encoding TonB-dependent receptor, which produces MTGIKIVNKTSKLALAIAGALTVPASATFAAGERLEEVNVTVSPLEKPVDAVAAPVSVLSGDALRDAASATLGDTLKKQLGVTNASFGSGVGLPVIRGQSANRVKILSDNLDTADASNTSSDHAASVEPLLAQRIEILRGPATLRYGSGAIGGVVNVIDGRIPTKVPEQVEGAVEMRHNSGNDQDAGVFRLNGGAGQLAWYVDGVYRENDDTRIPGLAVLEHEGEHEEEHAAEELPGEEHEEEFNTDGFVGNTNTRAHSYSGGASWIGEQGFVGLSVNRLENNYGIPLGAHEHAHEEEHEGEELAGEEHLEEGEDNVRIDLAQTRYDLKGERRLNDEYWDKISFRLGHNDYEHVEIDAGEPGTRFTNQAWESRVEVTHDAGGEWRGAYGLQLSDIDFAAIGDEAFIQPSNTRSAGLFTMKEREWGAWHLDMGARAERVEVDPEFAESRDFNLLGLSSSLQYFLAEHQHVSVGLTGAERAPVAEELFADGAHLAEARYIEGDADLDKEQSFNLELGYHHHNEEASGWHAARFEANLFYNRVADYIYAANTGEENLEAELPVYAYTNRDAVFYGAEASVRFPFAGGHYVELFGDSVRASFNSDLALHHEEHEEVEHAHEEGEGREYSRDVPRMPPLRVGLAFGGDYDQWNWELRTTKASEQERAGAFEEATDGYTRMDLTARYNVKFGATDAVLFASGRNLLDEEIRNSTSLLRDFAPEMGRSVEAGVRFLF; this is translated from the coding sequence GTGACAGGTATAAAAATCGTGAACAAGACCAGCAAACTCGCCCTGGCAATCGCCGGCGCCCTGACTGTACCCGCATCTGCAACATTTGCCGCCGGTGAGCGCCTGGAAGAGGTCAACGTCACCGTTTCTCCGCTGGAGAAGCCCGTCGACGCCGTTGCGGCGCCAGTATCCGTCCTTTCTGGGGATGCACTGCGCGATGCCGCCTCCGCCACACTCGGCGACACCCTGAAGAAGCAGCTCGGGGTGACGAATGCCTCGTTTGGCAGCGGCGTTGGCCTGCCGGTGATCCGCGGCCAGAGCGCCAACCGGGTCAAGATCCTCAGTGACAACCTCGATACTGCCGACGCCTCCAACACCAGCTCCGACCACGCGGCCTCCGTGGAGCCCTTGCTGGCCCAGCGCATCGAGATCCTGCGCGGCCCCGCCACCCTGCGTTACGGCAGCGGCGCCATCGGTGGTGTCGTGAACGTCATCGACGGCCGTATCCCCACAAAGGTGCCGGAGCAGGTCGAAGGTGCTGTGGAGATGCGCCACAACAGCGGTAACGACCAGGATGCCGGCGTGTTCCGCCTGAACGGTGGCGCCGGCCAGCTGGCCTGGTATGTCGACGGTGTCTACCGCGAGAATGACGATACCCGCATCCCGGGCCTGGCGGTCCTCGAGCACGAGGGCGAGCATGAAGAGGAGCATGCAGCCGAAGAACTCCCGGGTGAAGAGCACGAAGAGGAGTTCAACACCGACGGTTTTGTTGGCAACACCAATACCCGCGCCCACAGCTACAGCGGAGGTGCGTCCTGGATCGGCGAGCAGGGCTTTGTCGGCCTGTCCGTCAACCGCCTGGAGAACAACTATGGCATCCCGCTCGGTGCCCACGAGCACGCGCATGAAGAAGAGCACGAGGGAGAAGAGCTTGCCGGTGAAGAACACCTTGAAGAGGGCGAGGACAATGTGCGTATCGACCTGGCCCAGACCCGCTACGACCTGAAGGGCGAGCGCCGCCTCAACGACGAGTACTGGGACAAGATCAGCTTCCGCCTCGGCCACAACGACTACGAGCATGTCGAGATCGATGCGGGCGAGCCCGGCACCCGCTTCACCAACCAAGCCTGGGAGAGCCGTGTGGAAGTCACCCACGACGCCGGTGGCGAGTGGCGTGGCGCCTACGGTCTGCAGTTATCCGACATAGACTTCGCCGCCATCGGCGACGAGGCATTTATCCAGCCCAGCAATACCCGCTCCGCTGGTCTTTTCACCATGAAGGAGCGGGAGTGGGGTGCCTGGCACCTGGATATGGGTGCTCGGGCAGAGCGAGTCGAAGTGGACCCGGAATTCGCGGAGAGCCGTGACTTTAACCTGCTGGGCCTCAGCTCGTCGCTGCAATACTTTCTCGCCGAGCACCAGCACGTCAGCGTAGGCCTCACCGGAGCCGAGCGCGCGCCGGTGGCGGAAGAGCTGTTTGCGGACGGTGCCCATCTGGCCGAGGCGCGTTATATCGAGGGCGATGCCGATCTCGATAAAGAGCAATCCTTCAACCTGGAGCTGGGTTACCACCACCACAATGAGGAGGCCAGCGGCTGGCACGCGGCACGCTTCGAGGCCAACCTGTTCTACAACCGCGTGGCGGACTACATCTACGCCGCCAACACCGGTGAGGAGAACCTGGAGGCCGAGCTGCCCGTTTACGCCTATACCAACCGCGATGCGGTGTTCTACGGCGCTGAGGCCTCCGTGCGCTTCCCGTTCGCCGGCGGTCACTACGTGGAACTGTTCGGTGACAGCGTGCGTGCCAGCTTTAACAGCGATCTCGCCCTGCATCATGAGGAACACGAGGAAGTCGAGCACGCCCATGAGGAAGGCGAGGGCCGCGAGTACAGCCGCGACGTGCCGCGCATGCCGCCGCTGCGGGTTGGCCTGGCCTTCGGGGGCGACTACGACCAGTGGAACTGGGAGTTACGCACCACCAAAGCCTCTGAGCAAGAGCGCGCCGGCGCTTTCGAGGAGGCGACCGACGGCTACACCCGCATGGACCTGACGGCACGTTATAACGTGAAATTCGGTGCCACTGACGCCGTCCTCTTTGCCAGTGGCCGCAACCTGCTGGATGAAGAGATCCGCAACTCCACCTCCCTGCTGCGCGACTTCGCGCCGGAGATGGGCCGCAGCGTCGAAGCCGGCGTCCGCTTCCTGTTCTGA
- a CDS encoding AsmA family protein, with translation MAWIKRTFVALLIVFLLLAGAAAWLLMGIDVNRYKPQLEQLAAKQGIALRLDGDIGWQIWPNIALELEGVKLAPLPQPDQPLVQAEKVAVGVALMPLLQKRIEAQEILLMAPQIDLVVDEEGRGNWELLTEAMEAQREQQAGQPPQLEVPTEPAEPGSQQLNLALEKLRIEDGRISYRDASADSEYQLSQLAVTADNLVPGGEPGQVQATAEVVGSALKQPVSLNIDSTLALDEGLNGLRLQPLELVAGSGEAAAKIYLRGSLRRSAADKPWQIQLTLNAEAQPLRPWLAVTGSELTTQSGAALEKFTLETNIEGTDRKLDMTPLQLQLDDTVFAGSAQLRNGDMPGIDLTLRGGELVLDDYLPPPAPEAEAEQVEPTEPAPPTPLPLTAMRGFNANLDLSLDRLQAVQVIMDRPQLQLTVDNGLFQLQKLSADLYGGQLNTNGQFNARGQSAVARLSGGLADVEISKIQGALFPSERVQVSGKSSITWSGQSGGVDTAELQKNLRAAVQVSSEQLYLSPFNLEKGMCQLVSFVEKTTLPERQWENRTRLQDLRVNILVEGDKVKVQEVLAGVENIALTGDGTVDLEQQDFDFALGLSLVGEKTSADGCSVQNSRWRNRPLPLRCKDKFDEAGAGSCKPDSRRIDDLIRDELKYKAEKKYGDKVKEKVDDLKDKFKGLFNRGD, from the coding sequence ATGGCCTGGATAAAGCGCACTTTTGTCGCCCTGCTCATCGTTTTTCTGCTCTTGGCCGGCGCCGCTGCCTGGCTATTGATGGGCATCGACGTCAATCGCTACAAACCACAACTGGAACAGCTGGCAGCCAAGCAGGGTATCGCCCTGCGCCTGGATGGCGATATCGGCTGGCAGATCTGGCCCAATATCGCCCTCGAGCTGGAGGGTGTGAAACTCGCTCCACTGCCGCAACCAGACCAACCGCTGGTGCAGGCGGAGAAGGTCGCCGTCGGCGTGGCGCTGATGCCGCTGCTGCAAAAGCGCATCGAAGCCCAGGAAATCCTGCTGATGGCCCCGCAGATCGACCTGGTGGTTGATGAGGAGGGCCGCGGCAACTGGGAGTTGCTCACCGAGGCCATGGAAGCCCAGCGCGAGCAGCAGGCCGGCCAGCCCCCGCAACTGGAAGTGCCCACCGAACCCGCCGAGCCCGGCAGCCAGCAACTCAATCTGGCACTGGAAAAATTGCGGATCGAGGATGGTCGCATCAGCTACCGTGATGCCTCGGCCGATAGCGAGTACCAGCTCAGTCAGCTAGCTGTCACTGCCGACAACCTGGTCCCCGGGGGAGAACCCGGCCAGGTACAGGCCACCGCCGAGGTGGTCGGCAGCGCCCTCAAGCAGCCGGTCAGCCTGAATATCGACAGCACCCTGGCACTGGACGAGGGCCTGAACGGCCTGCGCCTGCAGCCGCTGGAGCTTGTGGCCGGCAGCGGTGAAGCAGCCGCCAAAATCTACCTGCGCGGTAGCCTGCGCCGCTCCGCTGCCGATAAACCGTGGCAGATCCAGCTGACCCTCAACGCGGAAGCCCAGCCGCTGCGCCCCTGGCTGGCAGTCACCGGCAGTGAGCTCACCACCCAGAGTGGCGCCGCGCTGGAAAAATTCACCCTCGAAACCAACATCGAGGGCACGGATCGCAAACTGGATATGACTCCGCTGCAGCTGCAGCTGGACGATACCGTGTTCGCCGGCAGCGCCCAGCTGCGCAATGGCGACATGCCCGGCATCGACCTGACCCTGCGTGGCGGTGAGCTGGTGCTGGACGACTACCTGCCGCCACCGGCACCGGAAGCAGAGGCCGAACAGGTAGAGCCGACCGAGCCGGCCCCGCCAACGCCGCTACCGCTGACCGCCATGCGCGGCTTCAATGCCAACCTGGACCTGTCGCTGGATCGCCTGCAGGCCGTCCAGGTCATCATGGATCGCCCCCAGTTGCAGCTGACCGTGGACAACGGGCTGTTCCAGCTGCAGAAACTCAGCGCCGATCTGTATGGTGGCCAACTGAATACCAACGGCCAGTTCAACGCCCGCGGCCAGTCCGCCGTAGCGCGCCTGAGTGGGGGTCTCGCCGATGTGGAGATTTCCAAAATCCAGGGTGCACTGTTCCCCAGTGAACGCGTGCAGGTTTCCGGCAAAAGCAGTATTACCTGGTCCGGCCAGAGTGGCGGTGTGGACACCGCAGAACTGCAGAAGAACCTGCGCGCCGCCGTTCAGGTCTCCAGCGAACAGCTGTACCTGTCGCCATTCAACCTGGAAAAGGGCATGTGCCAGCTGGTGAGTTTCGTCGAGAAGACCACCCTGCCGGAGCGCCAGTGGGAAAACCGCACCCGCCTGCAGGACCTGCGCGTCAATATCCTGGTGGAGGGTGACAAAGTGAAGGTGCAGGAGGTTCTCGCAGGGGTGGAGAATATCGCCCTCACTGGCGACGGCACTGTCGACCTGGAACAGCAGGATTTCGATTTTGCTTTGGGGCTCTCCCTGGTGGGCGAAAAAACCTCGGCCGACGGCTGCTCGGTGCAGAACAGCCGCTGGCGCAACCGCCCGCTGCCGCTGCGCTGCAAAGACAAGTTTGACGAGGCCGGTGCCGGCAGCTGTAAACCCGATAGCCGCCGTATCGACGATCTGATCCGCGACGAGCTGAAATACAAGGCGGAAAAGAAATACGGCGACAAGGTCAAGGAGAAGGTCGACGACCTCAAGGACAAGTTCAAGGGTCTGTTCAACCGCGGCGACTGA
- the mutY gene encoding A/G-specific adenine glycosylase, with amino-acid sequence MSPRKFQQAVLDWFDQHGRKDLPWQQDINPYRVWVSEIMLQQTQVTAVIPYFQRFMESFPTLEALAQAPLDSVLAHWSGLGYYARARNLHKCAQQVAEEHGGEFPRDVEALTDLPGIGRSTGGAIASISMGITAPILDGNVKRVLSRFRAVEGWPGQTRVANMLWRLAEQYTPEARCNDYTQAMMDLGATVCTRSRPRCDACPLASHCVARAQGNPQDYPGKKPKKDKPVRITTMLLVEHDGNLYLEQRPPSGIWGGLWCPPQLEEDDGGEASAQEWLASRDLQATELAALPAMRHTFTHFHLDITPVWIQLAARPRQVAEGRGDWYKLRQLNRPRAAQELGLPAPIVKLVHQLEAHRAPLLAVQDPSGA; translated from the coding sequence ATGTCCCCGAGAAAATTCCAGCAGGCCGTTCTCGACTGGTTCGACCAGCACGGCCGCAAGGACCTTCCCTGGCAACAGGACATCAATCCCTACCGGGTCTGGGTCTCAGAGATCATGCTGCAGCAGACCCAGGTCACTGCCGTGATTCCCTACTTCCAGCGCTTTATGGAGAGCTTCCCCACCCTTGAAGCGCTCGCTCAGGCACCGCTGGACAGCGTACTGGCCCACTGGAGTGGACTCGGTTATTACGCTCGCGCGCGCAATCTGCACAAATGTGCGCAGCAGGTGGCTGAGGAACACGGCGGCGAGTTTCCGCGGGATGTGGAGGCGCTCACTGACCTGCCAGGCATCGGCCGCTCCACCGGCGGCGCCATCGCCAGTATCAGTATGGGAATCACTGCGCCGATCCTGGACGGCAACGTCAAGCGGGTGCTGTCCCGCTTCCGCGCCGTCGAAGGCTGGCCCGGCCAGACCCGCGTCGCAAACATGCTCTGGCGGCTGGCCGAGCAGTACACCCCCGAGGCCCGCTGTAACGACTACACCCAGGCCATGATGGATCTGGGCGCCACCGTCTGTACCCGCAGCCGGCCCCGCTGCGACGCCTGTCCACTGGCCAGCCACTGCGTCGCCCGGGCCCAGGGCAATCCCCAGGACTATCCGGGCAAGAAGCCGAAGAAAGACAAACCGGTGCGTATCACCACCATGCTGTTGGTCGAGCACGACGGCAACCTCTACCTGGAACAGCGCCCGCCCAGTGGTATCTGGGGCGGCCTCTGGTGTCCACCGCAGCTGGAGGAGGACGATGGCGGCGAGGCCAGTGCGCAGGAGTGGCTGGCGAGCCGCGACCTGCAAGCAACGGAACTGGCGGCTCTGCCGGCCATGCGCCATACCTTTACCCACTTCCACCTGGATATCACCCCGGTCTGGATCCAGCTTGCAGCACGACCGCGCCAGGTGGCAGAGGGCCGGGGGGACTGGTATAAACTGCGCCAACTCAACCGCCCGCGGGCGGCCCAGGAATTGGGGCTACCGGCCCCCATCGTCAAACTGGTCCACCAGCTGGAGGCCCACCGGGCCCCGCTGTTGGCAGTCCAGGATCCGTCCGGCGCCTAA
- a CDS encoding oxidative damage protection protein, which yields MSRTVFCRKYKQEMEGLEAPPFPGPKGQDIFDNVSKQAWAEWMSHQTMLINEKRLNMMEPSSRTYLSEQMQKFLSGESYDEAEGYVPPEDKND from the coding sequence ATGTCTAGAACCGTATTCTGTCGCAAGTACAAACAGGAAATGGAAGGCCTGGAAGCACCGCCCTTCCCCGGCCCCAAGGGGCAGGACATTTTCGACAACGTCTCCAAGCAGGCGTGGGCGGAGTGGATGTCACACCAGACCATGCTGATCAACGAAAAGCGCCTCAACATGATGGAGCCCTCCTCCCGCACCTACCTCAGCGAGCAGATGCAAAAGTTCCTGAGCGGCGAAAGCTACGACGAAGCCGAGGGTTACGTGCCACCCGAGGACAAAAACGACTAA
- a CDS encoding site-specific integrase codes for MNYSDIKRQAALEAEQMHEEWLLEHFSGAPLSDAELAQEDTNEEADLDYIREALITGSTTPDELKDLLAAMLFYHKRRRTFDEWRSQELLEQSAIRLPAEASLHQPTRGGGSRKKTGTFMEKFDEYLGDQKARFPNRTDATVKEYRDAIEELRFVLGDTEIAKVEHEDARRYRDTIKQFPKHRNKGRFKSLTADELTALELPESETLKAKTVNDRLAKLSSYFKWLGQNGYTDINPFEGLSLKAETQSYQAYSIEDLSEIFSSSLYRYDEKWAQRWGKKSHWWLILLGLFTGARVGELAQLTVSDIRRTGEGIWFISINDEEESGKRVKTSAGVREVPIHPQLIELGFTEYVEELRNTGSKSSRLLPGIRKGIRKPGDQASKWYNEGYRDKGHLPERFQKERKVFHSFRHTFIQEAIRNDADIAKLQQMVGHEQAVLKETKTYSGRGFTVESLNQEIIKVEYTGLNLRHLKGGYEKLPKP; via the coding sequence ATGAACTACAGCGATATAAAGCGGCAAGCCGCTCTTGAAGCTGAACAAATGCATGAGGAGTGGCTGCTAGAACACTTCAGCGGAGCGCCTCTTTCGGATGCTGAGCTGGCCCAAGAGGACACCAATGAAGAGGCAGATCTCGACTACATACGCGAAGCGCTCATAACAGGCTCGACCACCCCTGACGAACTGAAAGATCTCCTAGCCGCGATGCTCTTTTATCATAAGCGACGGCGCACTTTCGATGAGTGGCGATCCCAGGAGCTACTAGAGCAGTCCGCTATCAGACTCCCCGCTGAGGCCTCATTGCACCAACCCACCCGAGGGGGCGGCTCACGGAAGAAAACCGGAACCTTCATGGAGAAATTCGATGAATACCTGGGTGATCAAAAGGCTAGATTTCCCAATCGAACTGATGCCACAGTCAAAGAGTATCGTGACGCCATTGAAGAATTGCGCTTTGTTCTAGGTGACACAGAAATAGCCAAGGTAGAGCACGAGGATGCACGACGATATCGCGATACGATCAAACAATTCCCCAAGCACCGCAACAAGGGCCGCTTCAAAAGCCTCACGGCCGATGAGCTAACAGCTCTAGAACTCCCTGAAAGCGAAACCCTCAAAGCGAAAACTGTCAATGACAGGCTGGCCAAGCTGTCTAGCTATTTCAAGTGGCTTGGACAGAACGGTTATACAGACATCAACCCATTTGAAGGGCTCAGTTTGAAGGCTGAGACACAGTCCTATCAGGCCTACAGCATTGAGGATCTGAGCGAGATATTCTCCAGCTCCTTGTACCGGTACGACGAAAAATGGGCCCAGCGCTGGGGTAAGAAATCTCACTGGTGGCTAATCCTTCTCGGCCTATTCACGGGCGCCAGAGTAGGAGAGTTAGCGCAACTAACAGTGAGTGACATTCGGCGTACTGGCGAAGGCATATGGTTCATATCTATCAATGACGAAGAAGAGTCTGGAAAGCGAGTCAAAACATCTGCAGGCGTTCGCGAAGTCCCCATCCACCCCCAGCTTATAGAACTGGGGTTCACTGAATATGTGGAAGAGTTACGAAACACTGGTAGCAAGAGCAGCCGCCTTTTGCCCGGAATTAGGAAGGGAATCAGAAAGCCTGGAGATCAAGCATCTAAGTGGTACAACGAGGGATACAGGGACAAAGGCCACCTACCAGAGCGATTCCAAAAAGAAAGGAAAGTGTTTCACTCCTTCCGGCATACCTTCATTCAAGAAGCAATTCGAAATGACGCAGATATTGCCAAGCTACAACAAATGGTAGGGCACGAACAAGCTGTCCTGAAAGAAACAAAAACCTATAGTGGACGGGGCTTTACGGTCGAATCATTGAATCAAGAGATTATCAAAGTTGAGTATACCGGCTTGAATCTACGCCACTTAAAAGGAGGCTATGAAAAACTGCCCAAACCTTAG
- a CDS encoding recombinase family protein, with amino-acid sequence MRRYVTYLRVSTDRQGSSGLGIEAQQRDINLYLERYSDQPFEVINSFTEVITGKDTGTIKEQREKAIQLARKERATLLVAKLDRLSRDVEDIASVIKRVDLKVACMPSADKFQLHLYAALAEQEREFISQRTKQALAAAKARGVKLGGLRDKTGKRNEALKHQADSHAEQLKGIVAPLVKAGYTTRQIASELNKAGLRSARGCEYQSMTVSRLIKRLRLQATN; translated from the coding sequence ATGCGGCGTTACGTTACTTACCTTCGAGTATCTACCGATCGTCAAGGGAGCTCAGGTCTAGGCATAGAGGCGCAGCAACGGGACATCAACTTGTACCTCGAGCGTTACAGTGACCAGCCCTTTGAAGTAATCAACTCCTTCACGGAAGTGATTACCGGCAAAGACACGGGAACTATCAAAGAGCAGCGAGAGAAAGCGATCCAGCTTGCCAGGAAAGAGAGGGCCACCTTGCTGGTCGCAAAGCTCGATCGTCTAAGCAGGGATGTGGAGGACATCGCAAGCGTTATCAAGCGAGTAGACCTCAAGGTTGCCTGTATGCCCAGTGCTGACAAGTTTCAGCTTCACCTCTATGCGGCTCTGGCTGAGCAGGAGAGGGAATTCATTAGCCAGCGTACCAAGCAGGCACTTGCTGCCGCCAAGGCCAGAGGTGTGAAGCTTGGTGGCCTACGAGACAAGACAGGCAAGCGAAACGAAGCTCTCAAGCATCAGGCTGACAGTCATGCTGAGCAGCTGAAAGGGATAGTCGCCCCTCTCGTGAAAGCTGGATACACAACTAGACAGATTGCTAGCGAGCTAAACAAGGCGGGGCTGAGGTCAGCGAGAGGATGCGAGTACCAGTCAATGACCGTTTCTCGACTGATAAAGCGCCTCCGTCTTCAGGCGACTAACTAG
- a CDS encoding ParB/RepB/Spo0J family partition protein, which yields MNNPLNAQQFIAEYDSQPQKDTSDPAPITVPISEVDALPDVFQFRCDGMTRYHIEDLAREIRRSGPLDPIEVCSYGGRYIVVDGHHRLAAYRMVKYSAEIPALLLQPDSGLELIERSLQANRKCKLNMAASERTEGAWTIARLMLKQTGALSAKRLQESTGISKGTCQNFRKGYAALESEGFDPFSFSWEEVKAHLKGHDQFDTREWHEDAARQFAEQILYKRWKASPKTLEYVRRYPDGLTQLISLIAGNQLDTAVSQLGEHGLLEEIGCFEDPDGRDF from the coding sequence ATGAACAATCCACTCAATGCACAGCAGTTCATCGCTGAGTACGATAGCCAGCCCCAGAAGGATACCTCTGACCCAGCCCCCATCACGGTACCGATCTCTGAAGTCGACGCATTACCTGATGTATTCCAATTCAGATGCGACGGAATGACTCGCTATCATATTGAGGATCTTGCCAGGGAGATAAGGCGGTCAGGCCCACTAGATCCCATAGAGGTTTGCAGCTATGGCGGTAGGTACATCGTAGTCGATGGCCATCATCGGCTGGCTGCATACCGAATGGTGAAGTATTCAGCCGAGATTCCCGCACTCCTCCTTCAGCCAGACAGTGGCTTGGAGCTTATCGAGCGCTCCCTACAGGCAAATCGAAAATGTAAGCTGAACATGGCGGCTTCTGAGAGAACCGAGGGTGCATGGACCATAGCGCGACTGATGCTTAAACAAACTGGCGCGCTTTCAGCCAAGCGTTTGCAAGAATCCACCGGTATCTCGAAGGGCACATGCCAGAACTTCAGAAAGGGATACGCCGCGCTAGAGAGTGAAGGCTTCGATCCCTTCAGCTTCAGCTGGGAAGAAGTGAAGGCGCACCTCAAGGGGCATGATCAGTTCGACACAAGGGAGTGGCACGAGGATGCCGCCAGACAATTCGCAGAGCAAATTTTATACAAGCGATGGAAGGCTAGCCCCAAAACCCTTGAATACGTTCGCCGCTATCCCGACGGCCTCACTCAACTGATATCACTTATCGCTGGAAATCAGCTAGATACGGCCGTAAGTCAGCTCGGAGAGCATGGGCTTCTCGAGGAGATTGGGTGTTTCGAAGATCCAGACGGTCGCGACTTCTAA